CACATTACTGACCAGGGGATTTTTGCCGAAACTAACGCCCATGCCTGGCAATTTGTTACGTAAGTGAATATTGAAACACCCGCGTCTGAGTAAATATCAGCAACTTTTTTTgcacttaatgtatttatttgaaactttgtaTACGTCTTACTAAAGCATTCTAATATTTCATTAGAGTGTGACAGGCAGTATAGCAGGCACCTCTCTGCAAGGGAACAGAACATCTATTACAAATATACCGTGTTTCATTGCACTTTCCCCTGGAAGAGCAGACTCTACAATTCccagcagcatttttttttagtcctgtgggtattatttcctctagaatatgttcttttatttcacCTGATAGTCGACAAGGTGGATCTGTGTGGGGGGCTTGGAAGGACCAGGTGCAGGACTACCACTACATTCACCAGAATGGTCAGTTACCCATTCTCTAACTACTGCTAACAAAAACTGCTTGTAAGTCATTTTACTCTGTGCAATAAAGCTACAATAAATTTTAAACGCATTGAATAAACCGCAATTACTCAAATAGAAAGCCACTTTCTTAAACCATTTTCGAGTTTTCCAGAGGATACTGAAGTTTGCCAGATAGTGATTGGATCGATCAACTCCTTTCATATATCTATTATACTCTTATATACAAGTGGGCTTAGTTATCTGATGGCCAGTCCTCCTGCATTCCTTTCCTGTAGATGCTATGGAGGTGTCTTGAATAGTTGTCACCACGAGGACTAGCCTCTTGTCTTTCCATATAAGAAGAATCACTTTCCCTTCCGTAAGAATGTCATTTCTCCCCTCTGTAGATTTTTAGATTTCTCCTTTAATTGGTTTAGTAGACCACGATTCTCTCTTATTTCAGATGTGAGCACACTGTTGTAATAACTGTCTTGGAAAATATGGTGCCATGAACCAAGATAAGGTTGTAGGACCAACAATATTGTTTCttgcagtttctttccttcacccATGTGAATCTCAAGGCTGCATATATATCCAATTTCACTTTCGCTAAACATCCTGACCAAAATTCTATATTTTGTAAGTTTTCCAGGATTACAGGTTTTGAATCTGAGTTGTCCTCTCCACCTTATCATTGCCTCATCAAGTGATAGCTCTTGTTTGGGTACATAGAACAATTGAAATTTTGgcagaaaataatccaaaagaggtTTAACTTTGAAATTCTGTCTGCAGGAAGTGGAGTTTCTGAGTTATCGTTAAAGTgaagaaatgtcattatttgttCAAACCTTCTTCTCGTCATAATCTTTGGAAAGATAGGTGTTTCAAGTAAGAGATCAGTTGACCAATGTTCTTCccagtgtgactttttttttttttcagaattaaattttatttcactttgataGAAACCGTGAAAAAGATTTACATTTTCCCACGTTACAGCACAACAATGTCAATGGAATATTTCTTGCCATAAATTAGATCTTGCTGATTTGTGTAAGTGAAACAACAGtttatattcttcaaaataaaagcaaaatgacttagtaaatgattgtttaaaactgtaaatccagggcttccctggtggcacagtggttgagagtccacctgctgatgcaggggacacgggttcttgccccggtccaggaggatcccacatgccgcagagcggctgggcccatgagccttggccgctgagcctgcgcgtccggagcctgtgctccacaacgggagaggccacaacagtgagaggcccgcgtaccacaaaaacaaaaaaacaaacaaaaaaaaaaaacactgtaaattcAGACATAAACATATGGCTTCATTATTAACATCCTATACCGTCCATACGAAATCATTTCCATCATCAAGTAGCACCCATTTATAAAGATGCATTCCTAACGGTGTTCTAGTCAGTTGGAACACGGCAGAAAAATTAACAGTTCAGAAATAGCAAGTGTACATTTTTGCTACATATTAAACTGGGTGGTAACTACACCATATGTATTGAGTTCTGACTAACTTTTATTACCCATAAACTTGCTTTCAAATAATGTTAACCAATAATctgaaaaatctatttaaaatcaaataattgCTACTTTTATGTTTGCACAGAAACTCTGACTACAGTGAAAATTTCAAATAAGTCCATTGGcagaaaaaagtaaagcaaatttTTTGAATGGACTGTTCATTTCCTACAGCAGTCGGTTTCAAACATATGTGCAAAATAAGTAAACTAAAACTATGCTACGAGGCGAATCATCTTAGAGCAAATCATCTTAGAAATTACAATTTGTAAgatcagtaaatatttcagaacaTACTAAAATATGACTTAATTATTCTTTCAgttaattacagaaaaatacaacCACAGAATTATTCTTGTTACCTGGACTGAAGATTCAAGTAACTCTGCCGGCCTAAACGGCAGACAAAGGTCCAGTTTAAGAAGTAGTGTAGAAACTTTGAAGGgatgtctggtttctttttacAAGTATAAGTACGTTTTCAATGCCGTCATGTCTGTGATTCAGAATGTCAAATTACAGCACGTATTGACAGCAGATGTCTATGGCAAGTAGGCAATATTTGGTCCGTTATGaaggataaaaaagaagaaagaacacatttcttttctagagaggaaaaaagaatattaaatagaaattatattcaggaaagaaaaacctGGTCCCCAAAATAAAAGGGCCATTAATTGAAGACAGCAACATTACTCTTTATTGACACTTAGAAGCATTATCCCTATTATTAGGAATAATGTAATAACACCTTATTCTTATTATGTATTATAATCATTAAGTACGTAtgaacacatatataaaaatatacggacttccctggtggcgcagtggttaagaatctgcctgccaaggcaggggacacgggttcaagccctggtccgggaagatcccacatgccatggagcaactaagcccgtgcaccacaactactaagcctgcattctagagcccgcgagtcacaactactgagccttcacatCACAGCTACTGAAAttcacacgcctagagcccaagctccacaacgagaagccacctcaatgagaagcccacacgccacaatgaagagtagcccccgctcaccgcaactagagaaagcccgcgtgcagcaacgaagacccaatgcagccaaaattaaataaattaattttaaaaatatatatacagatactGCATGGTGACTAAGTAATCTGGGAATAAGTCCAGAGTCTAAGTTACAGCATGCATAAACTGTTTATGTCTTAACTGCTCATTTATACCTGAACAAGTTTTCATTAAGCATACTAATAATTTTCAAGGGACATAATAAAAAATCTGGTTGCAGTATTTTATTACTTTGCTGAATTACATTTGGGAGACAGAAGCTAGCTGCTTCACCTATTTTAATACTAATATATTCTGGATCATgttacacaaatacatacatagaaaCTTAAAAGATCATAAATTTTCCATGAGGAGATTTTAGTCTGTGTCATTGGTGTGtatttgcaaaacattttaacACTGCAAATATTAGAGGTTTCAAGACCGGACAAAGGAAAAAGTTTATACTCTACAATGATGATGCTGGTGTGTACTTCTCCACAAAGCCTCTTAGTGACATCAATCAACAGGAGTTAGGAGTTCATCAATGAACTGCTTGATATCCATCATTTCCTGTTGACATGAACTGTGTATCATGCCTCCATAGGTTTTGAGGGTTACATTGGCTAGATTTACCAATGTTTTTAGCCTTTCAGCAGTAAGAGAACCAAACATTAGGGGAACTAAAGGATCCAAAACTCCATGGCACTGAAGAATAGAAATGTCTCTATTCACGCCACTGATAGGACCCCGTGGAAAGGAAGCCCACAGGGGCAGCCAGCAGCTGAGGACGGTGACGCCGGCCAGCTTCTGCTGTGTGGTCAGTGACGTGTACAGAGATAAAGCTCCTCCCTGAGAAAATTCTCCCAAAATAATTCTGTTAGAAGGAATGCCATTCTTCACCTCTTGCCCTATCAAAGCTTTTACACTTTCTGCTGCCTGTTTAATTCCAGTTTCATCTTCGTGTGAATCTGGTGAAAGACCAATAATGTCAAACCAAGAAGGCATGGCCACGTCCATATTTAATGTCACAGGCATAACCAGCGCGTGCGGGCAGATGTATTTGATGTGGGCGCTTCTGATACCTGCCAAGTCTTCTGCCCACCCATGCCCTGTGTCTCCCAATCCATGAAGGAAAATCACCGCAGCAGTGGCCTTCCGGATGGCGGGCACAATGGCGGGCAGCGGGGCCGACATGTTATTGTGGCACATACACCAGCTCGACTGACCGCACATCAGAAGTGGAAGGCGGAGCGGGTGCCGGGCTGCAGCCAAGGGGGTGCGAGCACCAAGTCCGGCCCGCCCACAGGGGCACCCAGTGTGACTTTCTTATTTGGGCCATCAAAATTATTAATCCAAGAAACTTCATGTTACTACTGATTACATCACTCCATTTTAAAGCGttatcataatttttatatgatttttcgTTCTGCTGATGATTCAACTTTGTTTAAGTGATTAACTCACAAAAGTCGTTACCAAAAATTAATGCTGTTATTTCACTAACACTTTGTGGGTTATTACATTCAATAGTTACACCTGACACACCTGTAAAGTCTTCTAATTTCTGCCAAATGCTGTCTTCAATCCACTCTTCTGTAGAAGCAAAGGAGCATTCTCCACCActgtttcattttcactttctgtaCCAGAATCAATCAGTaaggtttttttgtctttttgttggtcTAACATTCACATCGGCTGAATCAGAACTATATTCTGAAGAACTATCACTTTCCGGGACACTAGTATATATGTCGCTCAGAcaatcagagaaaatatctgcataaAATTCATCAAAAAATTCTTCTTCACCCAAAATCTCGTGAtgcatcatttttgaaaattttacagtAATAAGCTTGCGTTTATAATATACACAGATTGGAACAAAAACCTAATGGAGCAAAATGTGAACGATAACAACAATCATAAGTTGTATAATAAACCCttgatcaattttttta
The Phocoena sinus isolate mPhoSin1 chromosome 6, mPhoSin1.pri, whole genome shotgun sequence DNA segment above includes these coding regions:
- the LOC116755194 gene encoding acyl-protein thioesterase 1-like translates to MCGQSSWCMCHNNMSAPLPAIVPAIRKATAAVIFLHGLGDTGHGWAEDLAGIRSAHIKYICPHALVMPVTLNMDVAMPSWFDIIGLSPDSHEDETGIKQAAESVKALIGQEVKNGIPSNRIILGEFSQGGALSLYTSLTTQQKLAGVTVLSCWLPLWASFPRGPISGVNRDISILQCHGVLDPLVPLMFGSLTAERLKTLVNLANVTLKTYGGMIHSSCQQEMMDIKQFIDELLTPVD